From the genome of Dryobates pubescens isolate bDryPub1 chromosome 5, bDryPub1.pri, whole genome shotgun sequence, one region includes:
- the LOC104302936 gene encoding SERTA domain-containing protein 2-like codes for MLGRGLKRKLSDYEENMAGLSSAFDSSRNLSYPLKRQLVLNMCLTKLQTYKMLVEPNLHRSVLIANTVRQIQEEMRQESNQQPINVCPGITPSSHSYTGMESSGISLQLPSGISQQESNCCDLRSVEDPIENSLLIVSDDDMSSAISSILKDLDFVEDISPPTCLVPTADDQPKFPENTGLKLEDDRQDLKGAECVFGSFEISNSTSYLKDLAIDDIFEDIDTSMYDSDFCCPPLMPPRPPSLATEEPLKTFPSCNSSSASNIQICRTDLSELDHIMEILVGS; via the coding sequence ATGTTGGGCAGAGGTCTAAAACGCAAGCTGAGTGACTATGAGGAGAACATGGCTGGTCTCTCGAGTGCCTTTGATTCCAGTCGAAATTTGTCATACCCACTTAAGAGGCAGTTGGTGCTTAATATGTGCCTCACCAAGCTACAGACATACAAAATGTTGGTGGAACCGAACTTGCACCGCTCTGTCCTCATAGCCAACACAGTACGGCAAATTCAAGAGGAAATGAGACAAGAGAGTAATCAACAGCCAATTAACGTCTGCCCTGGCATTACTCCTAGTTCTCACAGCTACACAGGGATGGAGTCATCTGGGATTTCTCTTCAGTTGCCTTCAGGTATTAGTCAGCAAGAATCTAACTGTTGCGATTTGCGGTCTGTGGAAGACCCGATTGAAAATAGCCTGCTGATAGTTTCAGATGATGACATGTCCTCTGCTATCTCATCTATTCTGAAGGATTTAGACTTTGTAGAAGATATAAGCCCGCCTACTTGTCTGGTTCCTACTGCAGATGACCAGCCAAAGTTTCCAGAAAATACTGGTCTTAAACTAGAAGATGATAGGCAGGATTTGAAAGGAGCTGAATGTGTATTTGGTTCCTTTGAGATTTCAAATTCAACTAGCTACTTGAAGGATTTGGCAATAGATGACATTTTTGAAGATATTGACACGTCAATGTACGATTCAGACTTTTGCTGCCCTCCGCTCATGCCGCCCAGACCACCATCTCTCGCTACAGAAGAACCATTGAAAACCTTTCCATCTTGTAATTCTTCTTCCGCAAGCAACATCCAGATATGTAGAACAGATCTGAGTGAGTTGGACCACATCATGGAAATTCTGGTTGGATCCTGA